In Fusarium verticillioides 7600 chromosome 6, whole genome shotgun sequence, the sequence CAACAACCCCCGCCCCCTCCCCAGCAGCCCATCAAGGCCTATCCTTGCAGTACCTGTGGCAAGGGATTCGCTCGACGCAGTGATCTTGCTCGCCACGGTAAGTGAACATGAATGCTGAGAGACTGAATGGCAATGCTAATGTGTCCCAGAGCGCATTCACAGCGGAGTTCGACCCCATGTTTGCGACTGGCCCCAATGTGGAAAGCAATTTATTCAAAGATCTGCCTTGACTGTGCATCAGCGCGTGCATACTGGAGAGAAGCCTCACCACTGCGAGACTTGCGCAAAGGTTAGTACCCAAAACTCTGGTATTTGTGACAGTCGCTGACCAAATACAGCCCTTCAGTGACAGCAGCTCCCTGGCCCGACACCGCAGGACTCATTCTGGGAAGCGTCCCTACAAATGTCCCTACGCTGATTGTCAGAAGACATTCACTCGCCGCACCACCCTCACCCGCCATCAGAACCACCACAGCGGTACTATCGAGGAGGCTGCCGCTGCGaccgctgctgctcttgctgcgTCCAAGTCGAAGGGCTTGTCACAGACTCGGTCTGAAAGCGACCACATGTCTAACCACGGCTCGCCCTTGACGACTCCTTCTCCTAGTCAGCGAACTATGTCTATGTCGCCCAGTGTCGATCTGTCTGGTAACAACAGCATCCCCCGTCACCCTGGTGACTTTCAGTACCTGTCACAGAATGGTTCTCTGCCCATGCACATGCGTGTTGGCAGCCCTACCTCCACCTCGTCTGGCGGTTTCAATATGATGCGACCTACCTCGCATCCCACTAGCTATGGCCCTCCTCCTACTCTGGAGCCTAACCTGGATAACAGCCAGGGTACGCCCAGCAGCAATGGTGGAAGCCCTCACATGACCAATGTTGGCTGGCAGTCTCCCTCGCACATGGCGTCGCCCTCGCAGAACAACGCCAGCTATGTTTACCCTGACCCCGCGGATGCGTATCCTGCCAACCAAGCCATGAATCAAATGTATTACAGTGCCGCTGCGCACATGCGCCGACCCCAGAGCACTGAACCTGGACTGGTACACATGGCTTAGTCAGACATATTGCCAGATTCTGAGCTTGAGCAATGCTCAAGGTCGTCTTTCTTGTGATGATCAGGAGTGAGCTCACTGATACCCTGTATTATTCAAGCTGTGCCCGAGTCGGGCACGAAGATTATGGCGGCGTTAATTCCTTCTGGACTAGATTCCCATACTCATACCCCTTCACCTGAGCTTGCCACAGCTGACGACAAGTTGTGTGCATGTCTTGGTCTAATATCAACCCCCCCCACAACACACATCACTCTCCCGTCTAATAGGCGGGCTCGCTCCTAGATGGAGCATGCTCTGAACGTTGATTTCTGCACTGTTTCGTGTTTTTCATGCTTTATCGATTCCCCCATCTCTCGTACATTATGGATGCTTTTtcgttttctttgttctaGTATCAAATAGACTGGCGGATGGGCAATGTGATGAACGACGGACAGGACATTGCATTTGTCTGCATAACGCAAACATAGGACGGGAGTTACACTGGAACATTTGcttgttttttcttctttctcttctgagCATATCAGAGGCAAAGACAACAGGCATTATGGGAAGCACAAGACACTGGCATGTTTGTGTATTACTATGTAGACTTGGACTCGGGGACTGGCAACCAACATAGACTTGCTTTCTGATGCGATGAATATATTACTACACTCAACAAACCCGAATATCAGCCCGCATATGACTAGTCTATGCTGTGACACCCACACATAGACATGCTCTAGAACCAGAACATCAGCTATCGGTTGATATATCGGTCAGCCGCGGCCGATGTCCTTCGGCAATTATTGCCAACTGATATGTACCTCTCAATTGAGCCGCATGGATAAACATCTGGCGTTTCACTGCCCAGAGAGATCGACAAGTCACCCCTCGTCTTAATCCGTGCTGTCAGGCCCAAAAACCTCCATGACGTCTATCACGTAGAACAAAGCCTCCACGAGCACGCGACTGTCAAGCCCAGCGACCGGTCTAGACTTTTCTAAGACCATAAATTTCAGCTAAGAAGCTGAAACCACGCCATTTTGAaataagaaaagaaacagacaCAATAAAAAGCGAAAAAGCGAGAAAGCCTCTCCCCCCTGCCTAATTCCCGGTAGTGCAGACTAGACCCCCGCAGAACGGCGATTTTCTGATTATTCATCGCAGACATATTCAATATTCAACGACAGGCCACGAGGGGCGGCATAGATGCCTGGATTTGCCAATCGGGCAGCCCTGACGCCGGCTGAGCTGGAGTTTCATCATGTACGAGAGGGCTTGGATGGAAGATGTTTGGCTAAAGCCCTGGTCCCTGGAGGGCAAAATGTGAGATTTCATAATACAGGACGGACGGGGAGGAAGTGCTCCGTTCATATATATAAGTATCTTGGGTTGCTTGCTTTGCAGATCGACAAGGGCTTTCTCACTAATTAAAGTGTGACGGTATTCAACGGTTTTTAActtttggtgttggcgtCCATCTTTACTTATACGCCCTGACTACTTTAACGCTCTACAAATAGAGATTCTTCCGTATTCTTTTCTAGCACTCCCTCTTCACTTTCAACCATGCTTATTgacatcgtcatccatgGAGACATTCTATGTCCGTGGTGCTTTCTCCAGAAAAAGACTCTCGAGGATGCCATGGAACGATATCAAGCACTCCACCCAGAAGTTGAATTCGATGTCACATGGAAGCCCTTTCTACTGTACCCCACGCTACGAAGAGGTAATTCTACCCTGCCTCTACATCTCGCTGTTATTCTAACCCTTCCTAGGTGACAAGCGTGCTCTCTATGAAAAGCTCATGTCCCCAGAGAAGCTTCGTCTTTTCACTTCTCGACTCCAAACAACCGGTGCTCGTTACGGCATCGAATTCTCCGTGACTGGCAAGACAGGGCCTTCACAGCCTGCCCATCGACTTGTGGCCTTGACCCTTGAAACTCGCGGAGCAAATGTCCAGTCTGCGTTTCTTGACGCTCTGTTCCGTGGTCACTTTGAAAATGGGGCTGACATTGCCGACGAAGCCTGGTTGATGCACGTAGGCCGAACAGAGGCCAAGCTCGAAGATTCTGATATGAGAGCCGCGCTTCTAGGGCCTGGTCTGGGGAAAACGCTCGAGGACGAGGTCAGAACTGCTGCCATAGCGGGTGTAGAAGCCGTGCCTTGCGTTACGGTCCAGAAGAAGTATCGAGTTGGGGGGTATCAAGAGTCAGACATCTTTGAGAGCCTGTTTGACAAGATACGGCGGGAGAACAGGTAAAGACAAATCAATGTGGGGACAAAGGGCATGGAAAGTGAGAGATACACAATTGGGATTAAAGGCTTGTCACGTACTACGGCAAATGGCGACTGGAGTTTTGTATATTGAACAATGCTGTTGATTGAAGAATTCAAAACATGCCGCTGCCTTGTTCCCTAGGTCTACCCGACTATGCCCGTCTCATAATGCcctttgtcttttttgtTTGACCATAATCTCAATGGGGTCCTTTATCGCCAAACGCCAAATAAAAATCAAACCAAATCAAATGTTTCGTTCGTCCCTTGAGTCACGAGCTCATCACCCTAACGCCCTGAAATGAAAACAATTATGATACACGCGTTCCCTATCGTCGCATGCCACTGTAGTCTTGCATGAGATGCGCCATGTGCACGTTGGTAGCCTTGCCGATCCTGTTGCCCTTGCGACGTTTCTgagccttgggcttgttggCCAGTCCATCCTTCGCCTTGCGAGGATCCTCGCTTGTAGGCTTTTGACCGACGCTCGTAAGCTTACGGTGCATCTCCTCGAGGGGTGGTAGTTGCACACGCTGCCACATGCTCTGGAACTCTGGCTGGACCTCGTGATGCAGCGAGGGATCGTTGGGCCAAACGTATCGCGGGATGTTATCCTTTTTGGTACGCACCACCAAGATTTTGTGCTGACGCTCGAGGGCTGATATTGTGTCTTCGCAGTCGGGCCAGCcgtccttgagatccttcaCTGACACACCTGAAGCGtctgtcttggcttgaagatgagcgagAAGGCTGGTTGAGTCCTTGACTCCGGGAATGATAGGTCGGTGGACATAAGTGCCAGTCTTCCAGGTCTGTTCGCTCAGGTTTGCATCAGGCTTCCACTCTACACGAGGGTGCCCTCGCAAACCTTCAGCAAGTTGTCGCTTGTGCTCATCGTCAAAATTCCGCAAACTCAGATGGTCGATAATATCCGTGATGGTCTTTGCGTCGCCCTTCTTTTTTAGGTAATCGACAGCATAGGTCATTTGCGTCTTGACCCCAGCACCATAGCCTGTGAGCTGCGGCTGAGAGTAGGGCACCTCGGGGCCAGCATCTCGTTTTCGCTTGGAAGTAGGAGTATTTGGATCGGAGGCTGCTGAAGGAGATGGTGAGGGAGGAGCAAGCGAAGGGACGGCGAGAGATGAAGCCttgtttgttgatggatTTGAGATCTTTGTCGCGGCTGCTGAGAGGGTCCCCTTGAAAGCATTTGCCTGCCTTTCGAAATAGGACGACATGATGATCTACGAAAAAAGAATGTACTCTCTGCGGAtcggagatgaagatcgaGAGGTTGCGCTTGTATTGTAGGGGATTGGTGTCAAGGAGAGACGGCCAGGGCGGACAGCGAAGAACAAAGGAAcaaggaaaaaagaagatgggggTTGAGGTTGCGTGAAGTGAGCTTGAATTTTGGATTGACGTTGATCCGGCGAGGCTGATGTTCACGTTAGTGTGGCGCTAGGTACCAGCAGTGACCAGGGCGGGGGGTGCACTACTGTGGTTGTGCTACTAACCTCCACTGACTGTACAATCGATCGATTAGTATCCAAAATAAGGCGCAATGTGTGAGTACAGAGTGTGTGCTTGTAAGAGGAAAAAACATATTGGCCAGTTCATGGACATTGAACGCATATTTATATTTGCTTGAATGGGACGTACAGTCATAGGCAActgatatcatcaaactcTCTCCTTATACGTGGTGGCGAAACGAGGTCtattgagaagtttgtttCCGTCACAATTCTCAGGTAAAAAACTATAGATTAATTCTGAGAAACGTAGCATCAGTCACCAttggtcaagatgttgcAATATATACTTGTCGGCCGCAAGCTTAAGCTTTAATCAGCTCAAGTTTCGACCTGTTTCTCGATAACCATGAATCCTAATTTTAGTCATATCCTTGGAAAAGAGTAACTCCATTTTAGCTTTTCAAATCTGTAGAATCCCATAGGTGAAGAGGTCGACGTACGGTTAAAGAACCATACATAGGCCACTCCGTGAGAACTTAGTATCTTGTAGAGTTTAGCCACGAAAGGGTAATGGGGAAAATATTCATAACCAGTCATTGATCAAAACAGTGATATATATTTACTTTACTTGATTGCCGCAAGATTTGTCACCTCCATTGTTCAATGCATGTCCCGCGCTCATGCAACACCGTGGCCCATGAGACGAGATGGCCGAGTCGTCTGTCTGACTGCGCATGAGTCGCGCCTCGCAAATGGGTCTCGTCTGCGCTTCGCTTCGCTGCGATCCTTATCTTTCTTCTCGGGTTTCGGTCGCCCTTCCCGATCCCCTCTTCCGTCCACCCCCAACAAAAAAAGTAAAATCCCGAAAATCGGGACTGGCATGGGCTTTGACATTAGTGAATTCGCCGCTGCCCACTGTtctcatcatgtccaagCCGGGGTAAACTGCATTTAGTAGCTGCGCGCCCGCCGTCTATCACCGACCTCTGTTCAGGCCAAAGTAAACTCCCAATGCATAGTTGCCCTTAGACAAACATCTGCATTGATGCCGTAGCGAAATCCAAAGAACACCATTTTTTTCTCTATCCTCATTCATGCGATGCGATTGATATGAGGCGCTTATGCGgaggcttggccttgagcctcttgctgcttctggagaTAGTTGTAGGCAACGTAGGCGATGAAACCAACGGCGACAACAATGGCGTATGTGTTCAAGCTGGAGCCGGCGGGATCAGACTTGCCACTTCCCTGGTTCGAGTTGGCGATTTGGCGCTTGGGGCCCTCGTCACCAGGCTGCAATAACACATGTTAGCGTTTGGTCCATCGAGATTGAGGGTTCTGCTAGGTACTCACCAGACGCTTGAGCTCACCGACGAGAAGACCGTCGAGAACCTCTCGGGCCTCGTCACTGTGGCCAACATCCTCGAAAGCCTCGGTGGCATCCTGACCGGCAACGTCGAGCATGACCTCCTCACCACCGCTAAGTCGATGTTAGTATCCTGAGCAACGATTGCGTCACGTAGCGCAGAATCATAGCAATAGAACGTACGGGTGCTCGTCGAGGAACTTGGTGCAGTCGTAGACCTTGTCGTGAACAACCATGTAGATGTCGCTGGAGGTGTTGTGCTCAGCAACATCCTGCATGGTGAACTCCTTCTTCGCGGACATGATCGCGGTGTGGATGTGACGGGTCGTGAAGAGAATTGGGGGTTCTGGTCTTGTCCGAGGGCTGTCGTCGCACAAGTGCTTGGTGGGATTGGGATTGTAGGAGGatggaagtggaagaatggaagagaagaaaggaggagagaagaatgGAAAGTCACAAGCAACGCAACTGGACGGAACCTAGCCCAAGTTAACAGCTAAATTAATTTAGGTCCCCTGTTTCTAGGTGGCCTTCTGGAGATTTGGCGGCGGCCACTCTTCCCAGGGGCCCATAGGTGCTGGTGGAGGTAGGTAGATGGAGTAAAGTACTGCCCCACACAGATTCTACTTGTATGTACTTGATACATGCAtgatcctgatcctgatccttTCCATTGCGGCGTCTTACCTTCTATTGTTTGTTTCCATCTATTCTGATTCCTCGGAAGGTCATCGGAAAGGAAGTCGACCGAAATCGTCCCGTGCTACCGGATTCTGGGGGTCCAATTGTGTCCGTTTAGATCACCTACTACTACTTCTCTCTTTATGATCATTTTCGGCACATTTCCCTCCTGTTAACATGTGCCTTTTGCTCCTCACAACCTTATCATCCAGGCCACGACTGGTAGTGAAGTctacctcaacctcaacctcacccaCTTGAAGTTCCTGGTACGATTCGGTGTCCCAACATCCGGACCCATCCCCTATAAGGCCCGTCGCCGAGGGTACTTTTGAGCCAATCGCAGCCATCAAAATTACCGTCGCTAATCCCTGATTCGTCGCTTTTTCTCAACCCCAGCCTTACCAACCTAAGTAATTTGTACGGCTGCTCAGAGGCCCAAGAACCGTGGGCTAGCACAATTCCTTTCTTTGATTCCGTTTGTTTGCTGGCATCCATACGAATACGGTGATTTCTCCCCGCCCCAGCTTCAATACCACTTCACCGTCATTTTGAACGGCGGGTTCCATTGCTCTTCATACCCAACGTGGTATGATTCTTTATGTCAATGATCAAATTGTGGTGATCTAATCCGAAAGGCATCGGATAGTTATTACTCAAACTTCCGATCTCTTCCGTGAAGGACAGATTGGCAATAGGTAGGCTACAAAACAGTTATCGATACCAGATCTGCCCCTCCAAACCCATAGATGATCTCCCCCCGCATCTTAAAAACTTCAGGCAAACATCACCGGTACATACCTAAAACACGGACCTATCCTCCGTCTACCGCGGGGTTATGTCACTGTCACAAGTCGCGCTCTGGGAGGAAATTACCCTTTCAAGACAAGTTTAGCGGGACATctctcatgatgaagagtcaAGATAACCGGTCACTATGCCGACGTGTTCCATGGCCAACCTAATTCCGAGGAACATCACAGCCCTGAGGACACATGCTGTGATATCAAGAGCTGAAGGTCACTCGCAAACCAGTACCGATGGAGATGCCGATTTCCGATTCCCGAGGAAAGATATCTCCAACCTTTACCCTTTGCGGTTGACTTATGCAAGATAAGCAAGATATGACAGAGgcattgcttgcttgctgtgAGCCTCTTATGTCTCACATGGTCTGGTTGCTTTGGGTCCTTTAAGCTTATGACCATTTAGGTAAAACCACCCGGAGATTGAGGAATCGACGATATCAGAGGGCCTTGAATTAAGTATTGCAAGCTGCTCTCAGACAGCAAATAGATAAAATATCCAGTGACCTTTGT encodes:
- a CDS encoding transcription initiation factor TFIIE subunit beta — translated: MSSYFERQANAFKGTLSAAATKISNPSTNKASSLAVPSLAPPSPSPSAASDPNTPTSKRKRDAGPEVPYSQPQLTGYGAGVKTQMTYAVDYLKKKGDAKTITDIIDHLSLRNFDDEHKRQLAEGLRGHPRVEWKPDANLSEQTWKTGTYVHRPIIPGVKDSTSLLAHLQAKTDASGVSVKDLKDGWPDCEDTISALERQHKILVVRTKKDNIPRYVWPNDPSLHHEVQPEFQSMWQRVQLPPLEEMHRKLTSVGQKPTSEDPRKAKDGLANKPKAQKRRKGNRIGKATNVHMAHLMQDYSGMRR
- a CDS encoding cytochrome-b5 reductase, which codes for MSAKKEFTMQDVAEHNTSSDIYMVVHDKVYDCTKFLDEHPGGEEVMLDVAGQDATEAFEDVGHSDEAREVLDGLLVGELKRLPGDEGPKRQIANSNQGSGKSDPAGSSLNTYAIVVAVGFIAYVAYNYLQKQQEAQGQASA